The following coding sequences lie in one Saimiri boliviensis isolate mSaiBol1 chromosome 6, mSaiBol1.pri, whole genome shotgun sequence genomic window:
- the CHST1 gene encoding carbohydrate sulfotransferase 1 — protein MQCSWKAVLLLALASIAIQYTAIRTFTAKSFHTCPGLAEAGLAERLCEESPTFAYNLSRKTHILILATTRSGSSFVGQLFNQHLDVFYLFEPLYHVQNTLIPRFTQGKSPADRRVMLGASRDLLRSLYDCDLYFLENYIKPPPVNHTTDRIFRRGASRVLCSRPVCDPPGPGDLVLEEGDCVRKCGLLNLTVAAEACRERSHVAIKTVRVPEVNDLRALVEDPRLNLKVIQLVRDPRGILASRSETFRDTYRLWRLWYGTGRKPYNLDVTQLTTVCEDFSNSVSTGLMRPPWLKGKYMLVRYEDLARNPMKKTEEIYGFLGIPLDSHVARWIQNNTRGDPTLGKHKYGTVRNSAATAEKWRFRLSYDIVAFAQNACQQVLAQLGYKIAASEEELKNPSVSLVEERDFRPFS, from the coding sequence ATGCAATGTTCCTGGAAGGCCGTCCTCCTCCTTGCCCTGGCCTCCATTGCCATCCAGTACACGGCCATTCGCACCTTCACCGCCAAGTCCTTCCACACCTGCCCCGGGCTGGCAGAGGCGGGGCTGGCTGAGCGGCTGTGCGAGGAGAGCCCCACCTTCGCCTACAACCTCTCCCGCAAAACCCACATCCTCATCCTGGCCACCACGCGCAGCGGCTCCTCCTTCGTGGGCCAGCTCTTCAACCAGCACCTGGACGTCTTCTACCTGTTTGAGCCCCTCTACCACGTGCAGAACACGCTCATCCCCCGCTTCACGCAGGGCAAGAGCCCGGCCGACCGGCGGGTCATGCTGGGCGCCAGCCGCGACCTCCTGCGGAGCCTCTACGACTGCGACCTCTACTTCCTGGAGAACTACATCAAGCCGCCGCCGGTCAACCACACCACCGACAGGATCTTCCGCCGCGGGGCCAGCCGGGTCCTCTGCTCCCGGCCTGTGTGCGACCCTCCGGGGCCAGGGGATCTGGTCCTGGAGGAGGGGGACTGCGTGCGCAAGTGCGGGCTGCTCAACCTGACGGTGGCGGCGGAGGCCTGCCGCGAGCGCAGCCACGTGGCCATCAAGACTGTGCGCGTGCCCGAGGTGAACGACCTGCGCGCCCTGGTGGAAGACCCGCGGTTAAACCTCAAGGTCATCCAGCTGGTCCGAGACCCCCGCGGCATCCTGGCTTCGCGCAGCGAGACCTTCCGCGACACGTACCGGCTCTGGCGGCTGTGGTACGGCACCGGGAGGAAGCCCTACAACCTGGACGTGACACAGCTGACCACGGTGTGCGAAGACTTCTCCAACTCCGTGTCCACTGGCCTCATGCGGCCCCCGTGGCTCAAGGGCAAGTACATGTTGGTGCGCTACGAGGACCTGGCTCGGAACCCCATGAAGAAGACCGAGGAGATCTACGGGTTCCTGGGCATCCCGCTGGACAGCCACGTGGCCCGCTGGATCCAGAACAACACGCGGGGCGACCCCACACTGGGCAAGCACAAATACGGCACCGTGCGAAACTCGGCGGCCACGGCCGAGAAGTGGCGCTTCCGCCTCTCCTACGACATAGTGGCATTTGCCCAGAACGCCTGCCAGCAGGTGCTGGCCCAGCTGGGCTACAAGATCGCAGCCTCGGAGGAGGAGCTGAAGAACCCCTCCGTCAGCCTGGTGGAGGAGCGGGACTTCCGCCCCTTCTCGTGA